The following proteins are co-located in the Mus pahari chromosome 14, PAHARI_EIJ_v1.1, whole genome shotgun sequence genome:
- the Pnpo gene encoding pyridoxine-5'-phosphate oxidase, protein MTCGLLSVTVTFRRPAKWTGYLRHLCCRSAVMDLGPMRKSYRGEREAFEEAHLTSLDPMKQFASWFEEAVQCPDIREANAMCLATCTRDGKPSARMLLLKGFGKDGFRFFTNYESRKGKELDSNPFASLVFYWEPLNRQVRVEGSVKKLPDKEAENYFHSRPKSSQIGAVVSRQSSVIPGREYLRKKNEELGQLYQDQEVPKPEYWGGYILYPQVMEFWQGQTNRLHDRIVFRRGLATGDSPLGPMTHHGEEDWVYERLAP, encoded by the exons ATGACGTGCGGGCTGCTGAGCGTCACCGTGACGTTCAGGAGACCTGCGAAGTGGACGGGCTACCTCCGTCACCTGTGCTGTCGGAGCGCAGTCATGGACCTGGGACCAATGCGCAAGAGTTACCGCGGGGAGCGAGAG GCATTTGAGGAGGCGCATTTGACCTCTCTGGATCCCATGAAGCAGTTTGCTTCCTGGTTCGAGGAGGCTGTTCAGTGTCCGGACATAAGAGAAGCCAACGCTATGTGTCTGGCTACCTGCACCAG AGACGGAAAACCCTCTGCCCGCATGCTGCTGCTGAAGGGCTTTGGCAAGGACGGCTTCCGTTTCTTCACTAACTACGAGAGCCGGAAGGGAAAAGAGCTG gaTTCTAACCCCTTTGCCTCTCTTGTCTTCTACTGGGAGCCCCTGAACCGTCAG GTGCGCGTGGAAGGCTCCGTGAAGAAACTCCCAGACAAGGAGGCCGAGAACTACTTCCATTCCCGCCCCAAAAGCAGCCAGATTGGGGCTGTGGTCAGTCGCCAGAGTTCTGTGATCCCCGGCCGGGAG TacctgagaaagaaaaatgaggaacTGGGACAGCTCTACCAGGACCAAGAGGTGCCCAAGCCAGAATACTG GGGTGGCTATATCCTGTACCCCCAAGTGATGGAGTTCTGGCAAGGCCAAACCAACCGCCTCCATGACCGTATCGTCTTCCGCCGAGGCCTGGCAACAGGAGACTCCCCTTTGGGACCCATGACCCACCACGGAGAGGAAGACTGGGTGTATGAGAGACTTGCACCTTAA
- the Sp2 gene encoding transcription factor Sp2 isoform X2, whose product MSMAATAAVSPSDYLQPAAATTQDSQPSPLALLAATCSKIGPPAVEAAVTPPAPPQPTPRKLVPIKPAPLPLSPCKNSFSILSSKGNILQIQGSQMSTSYPGGQFVFAIQNPTLINKGSRSNASIQYQVPQIQGSSSQTIQVQPSLTNQIQIIPGTNQAIITPSTSGHKPVPIKPAPVQKSNTTTTPVQSGANVVKLTGGGSNMTLTLPLNNLVNTSDIGGSAQLLTESPPTPLSKTNKKARKKNLPVSQPSVAVTEQVETVLIETTADNIIQAGNNLLIVQSPGGGQPAVVQQVQVVPPKAEQQQVVQIPQQALRVVQAASATLPTVPQKPSQNFQIQTTEPTPTQVYIRTPSGEVQTVLVQDSPPAAAAATTSTATCNSPALRAPHLSGTSKKHSAAILRKERPLPKIAPAGSIISLNAAQLAAAAQAMQTININGVQVQGVPVTITNTGGQQQLTVQNVSGNNLTISGLSPTQIQLQMEQALAGEAQPGEKRRRMACTCPNCKDGEKRSGEQGKKKHVCHIPDCGKTFRKTSLLRAHVRLHTGERPFVCNWFFCGKRFTRSDELQRHARTHTGDKRFECAQCQKRFMRSDHLTKHYKTHLGTKGL is encoded by the exons ATGAGCATGGCCGCCACTGCTGCTGTCAGTCCCAGTGACTACCTGCAGCCTGCTGCCGCTACTACCCAG GACTCCCAGCCGTCTCCCTTGGCCCTGCTTGCTGCAACATGTAGCAAGATTGGCCCCCCAGCTGTTGAAGCTGCAGTGACACCTCCTGCTCCCCCCCAGCCTACCCCAAGGAAACTGGTCCCTATCAAACCCGCTCCTCTCCCTCTCAGTCCCTGCAAGAATAGCTTTAGCATCTTGTCATCTAAAGGAAATATACTTCAGATTCAGGGCTCCCAGATGAGTACCTCCTACCCTGGAGGACAGTTTGTGTTTGCAATCCAGAACCCAACCTTGATCAACAAAGGGAGCCGATCAAATGCAAGTATCCAGTACCAAGTCCCTCAGATCCAAGGGAGCAGTTCCCAGACCATCCAGGTGCAGCCCAGTCTCACCAACCAGATCCAGATCATCCCAGGCACCAACCAAGCCATCATCACCCCGTCAACATCTGGCCATAAGCCTGTCCCCATCAAGCCAGCTCCTGTCCAGAAGTCAAATACAACTACCACCCCTGTGCAGAGCGGGGCCAACGTGGTGAAGCTGACAGGTGGGGGTAGCAACATGACGCTCACCCTGCCGCTCAACAACCTGGTGAACACCAGCGATATTGGGGGCTCTGCTCAGCTCCTCACTGAGAGCCCCCCTACCCCACTGTCTAAGACTAACAAAAAAGCTAGGAAGAAGAACCTTCCTGTGTCACAGCCATCAGTAGCTGTGACTGAGCAAGTGGAGACGGTGCTGATAGAGACCACAGCAGACAACATCATCCAGGCAGGAAACAACCTGCTGATCGTCCAGAGCCCTGGTGGGGGCCAGCCAGCCGTGGTCCAGCAAGTCCAGGTGGTGCCACCCAAGGCTGAGCAGCAACAGGTGGTCCAGATCCCCCAACAGGCACTGCGGGTGGTGCAAGCTGCCTCTGCCACCCTCCCCACCGTTCCCCAGAAGCCCTCCCAGAACTTTCAGATCCAGACAACTGAACCAACACCAACCCAG GTTTACATCCGTACACCTTCTGGTGAGGTACAGACAGTCCTTGTCCAGGACAGCccgccagcagcagcagctgcaacCACATCAACCGCCACCTGTAACAGCCCTGCACTCCGAGCTCCCCACCTGAGTGGCACCAGCAAAAAACATTCAGCTGCCATTCTTCGAAAAGAGCGGCCCCTGCCAAAGATTGCACCTGCTGGGAGCATCATCAGCCTGAACGCCGCACAGCTGGCAGCAGCTGCTCAGGCCATGCAGACCATCAACATCAATGGTGTCCAAGTCCAGGGTGTGCCTGTCACCATCACCAACACTGGCG GGCAGCAGCAGCTGACCGTGCAGAACGTTTCTGGAAACAACCTGACCATCAGTGGTCTGAGCCCCACCCAGATCCAGCTGCAGATGGAGCAGGCTCTAGCCGGAGAGGCCCAGCCTGGGGAGAAACGGAGGCGCATGGCCTGCACGTGTCCCAACTGCAAGGATGGGGAGAAGAG gtctggggagcagggcaagaaGAAGCACGTGTGCCACATCCCGGACTGCGGAAAGACTTTCCGGAAGACATCCTTGCTTCGGGCCCACGTCCGCCTGCACACTGGCGAGCGGCCCTTTGTCTGCAACTGGTTCTTCTGTGGAAAGCGATTCACACGGAGCGATGAACTCCAGCGACATGCTCGAACCCACACAG ggGACAAGCGCTTTGAGTGTGCCCAATGTCAGAAGCGCTTCATGAGGAGTGACCACCTCACCAAGCATTACAAGACCCACCTAGGCACGAAGGGCTTGTAA
- the Sp2 gene encoding transcription factor Sp2 isoform X1, with protein MSDPQMSMAATAAVSPSDYLQPAAATTQDSQPSPLALLAATCSKIGPPAVEAAVTPPAPPQPTPRKLVPIKPAPLPLSPCKNSFSILSSKGNILQIQGSQMSTSYPGGQFVFAIQNPTLINKGSRSNASIQYQVPQIQGSSSQTIQVQPSLTNQIQIIPGTNQAIITPSTSGHKPVPIKPAPVQKSNTTTTPVQSGANVVKLTGGGSNMTLTLPLNNLVNTSDIGGSAQLLTESPPTPLSKTNKKARKKNLPVSQPSVAVTEQVETVLIETTADNIIQAGNNLLIVQSPGGGQPAVVQQVQVVPPKAEQQQVVQIPQQALRVVQAASATLPTVPQKPSQNFQIQTTEPTPTQVYIRTPSGEVQTVLVQDSPPAAAAATTSTATCNSPALRAPHLSGTSKKHSAAILRKERPLPKIAPAGSIISLNAAQLAAAAQAMQTININGVQVQGVPVTITNTGGQQQLTVQNVSGNNLTISGLSPTQIQLQMEQALAGEAQPGEKRRRMACTCPNCKDGEKRSGEQGKKKHVCHIPDCGKTFRKTSLLRAHVRLHTGERPFVCNWFFCGKRFTRSDELQRHARTHTGDKRFECAQCQKRFMRSDHLTKHYKTHLGTKGL; from the exons ATCCACAGATGAGCATGGCCGCCACTGCTGCTGTCAGTCCCAGTGACTACCTGCAGCCTGCTGCCGCTACTACCCAG GACTCCCAGCCGTCTCCCTTGGCCCTGCTTGCTGCAACATGTAGCAAGATTGGCCCCCCAGCTGTTGAAGCTGCAGTGACACCTCCTGCTCCCCCCCAGCCTACCCCAAGGAAACTGGTCCCTATCAAACCCGCTCCTCTCCCTCTCAGTCCCTGCAAGAATAGCTTTAGCATCTTGTCATCTAAAGGAAATATACTTCAGATTCAGGGCTCCCAGATGAGTACCTCCTACCCTGGAGGACAGTTTGTGTTTGCAATCCAGAACCCAACCTTGATCAACAAAGGGAGCCGATCAAATGCAAGTATCCAGTACCAAGTCCCTCAGATCCAAGGGAGCAGTTCCCAGACCATCCAGGTGCAGCCCAGTCTCACCAACCAGATCCAGATCATCCCAGGCACCAACCAAGCCATCATCACCCCGTCAACATCTGGCCATAAGCCTGTCCCCATCAAGCCAGCTCCTGTCCAGAAGTCAAATACAACTACCACCCCTGTGCAGAGCGGGGCCAACGTGGTGAAGCTGACAGGTGGGGGTAGCAACATGACGCTCACCCTGCCGCTCAACAACCTGGTGAACACCAGCGATATTGGGGGCTCTGCTCAGCTCCTCACTGAGAGCCCCCCTACCCCACTGTCTAAGACTAACAAAAAAGCTAGGAAGAAGAACCTTCCTGTGTCACAGCCATCAGTAGCTGTGACTGAGCAAGTGGAGACGGTGCTGATAGAGACCACAGCAGACAACATCATCCAGGCAGGAAACAACCTGCTGATCGTCCAGAGCCCTGGTGGGGGCCAGCCAGCCGTGGTCCAGCAAGTCCAGGTGGTGCCACCCAAGGCTGAGCAGCAACAGGTGGTCCAGATCCCCCAACAGGCACTGCGGGTGGTGCAAGCTGCCTCTGCCACCCTCCCCACCGTTCCCCAGAAGCCCTCCCAGAACTTTCAGATCCAGACAACTGAACCAACACCAACCCAG GTTTACATCCGTACACCTTCTGGTGAGGTACAGACAGTCCTTGTCCAGGACAGCccgccagcagcagcagctgcaacCACATCAACCGCCACCTGTAACAGCCCTGCACTCCGAGCTCCCCACCTGAGTGGCACCAGCAAAAAACATTCAGCTGCCATTCTTCGAAAAGAGCGGCCCCTGCCAAAGATTGCACCTGCTGGGAGCATCATCAGCCTGAACGCCGCACAGCTGGCAGCAGCTGCTCAGGCCATGCAGACCATCAACATCAATGGTGTCCAAGTCCAGGGTGTGCCTGTCACCATCACCAACACTGGCG GGCAGCAGCAGCTGACCGTGCAGAACGTTTCTGGAAACAACCTGACCATCAGTGGTCTGAGCCCCACCCAGATCCAGCTGCAGATGGAGCAGGCTCTAGCCGGAGAGGCCCAGCCTGGGGAGAAACGGAGGCGCATGGCCTGCACGTGTCCCAACTGCAAGGATGGGGAGAAGAG gtctggggagcagggcaagaaGAAGCACGTGTGCCACATCCCGGACTGCGGAAAGACTTTCCGGAAGACATCCTTGCTTCGGGCCCACGTCCGCCTGCACACTGGCGAGCGGCCCTTTGTCTGCAACTGGTTCTTCTGTGGAAAGCGATTCACACGGAGCGATGAACTCCAGCGACATGCTCGAACCCACACAG ggGACAAGCGCTTTGAGTGTGCCCAATGTCAGAAGCGCTTCATGAGGAGTGACCACCTCACCAAGCATTACAAGACCCACCTAGGCACGAAGGGCTTGTAA